From a single Larus michahellis chromosome 18, bLarMic1.1, whole genome shotgun sequence genomic region:
- the LOC141732908 gene encoding olfactory receptor 5V1-like gives MENQTSGTDFVLLGLTRDPLLQRLLFTVFLIIYLIILLGNIVIMMVIRTDLHLHSPMYFFLFHLAVVDICYATTVVPKMLVNFLVKGSITIAVNACMTQMFFIFLSAGSEVFMLSVMAYDRYVAICNPLKYQEAMSKHFCYQLVGSAWAMGLLYSVLNTIPVLNIQFCGHTEIKHFSCELPPLLSAACSGTFLSKLILLFSAVIFGCSSFLLTLISYICIIATVLKIQSAEGRHKAFSTCSSHFIVVGLLYVTALFQYTKPKSVSSIILDQVLSTQYSILTPMLNPIIYSLKNKDMKTALGRILKKLQFV, from the coding sequence ATGGAAAACCAAACAAGTGGAACTGATTTCGTTCTCTTGGGACTTACAAGAGATCCACTCCTTCAAAGACTCCTATTCactgtgtttttaattatttatctaaTAATTTTATTAGGGAATATAGTAATCATGATGGTCATAAGGACTGATCTCCACCTTCACTCTCCTATGTActtcttcctctttcatttaGCAGTTGTTGACATCTGTTATGCCACCACTGTTGTTCCAAAGATGCTAGTGAATTTCCTTGTGAAAGGAAGCATAACCATTGCTGTCAATGCCTGTATGACTCAAATGTTCTTCATATTCCTCTCAGCTGGGTCTGAAGTTTTTATGCTTTCAGTAATGGCATATGACCGATATGTGGCCATCTGTAATCCACTGAAGTATCAAGAGGCTATGAGCAAACATTTCTGTTATCAGCTGGTGGGGAGTGCATGGGCAATGGGTCTCTTATATTCAGTTTTAAACACAATTCCTGTGTTAAATATTCAATTCTGTGGGCACacagaaatcaaacatttcagTTGTGAGCTGCCCCCTCTCCTGTCTGCTGCTTGCAGTGGAACTTTTCTCAGTAAactcattcttcttttttctgctgtaatCTTTGGGTGCAGCTCCTTTTTGCTCACCCTCATCTCCTACATCTGTATCATTGCCACTGTCTTGAAGATACAGTCTGCAGAAGGGAGGCACAAAGCTTTCTCCACTTGCAGCTCCCACTTCATTGTAGTGGGGTTACTCTACGTAACTGCTCTGTTCCAATACACAAAACCCAAATCAGTCTCATCAATCATTCTAGATCAAGTGCTGTCCACCCAGTACAGCATCTTAACCCCCATGCTGAATCCTATCATCTacagcctgaaaaataaagatatgaaAACAGCCTTAGGCAGAATTCTAAAGAAGCTGCAATTTGTGTAA
- the LOC141732651 gene encoding olfactory receptor 5J3-like — MAEGNHTVVTEFILLGFTDNVKLQVLLFVVFLLIYLLTLGGNLGMIVLIWTDAKLHTPMYFFISSLSFLDVSYSTIIIPSTLMTFVAKTKNISYTACTAQLFLFCIAVTGECYLLAVMAYDRFIAICNPLLYPVIMSKRFCVLLVCGSYFMSCMNATIQTFFIFHLSFCNSNIINHFFCDVPPILKLSCSDTYITDLVHFTCATVLVISTMLLILISYICIGLTIHKIKSTKGRCKAFSTCASHLTAVTMFYGTGSFMYLRPSSKYSVEHDKIISVFYSLAIPMLNPVIYSLRNKEVKEAIRRTVARLYYSPFVPQRFRSPSRTKRTRELSKGGMQTPRPKTAGIQTIPPLKATAEAQTPPTESRSGNSDTPH, encoded by the exons ATGGCAGAAGGGAATCACACTGTGGTGACTGAATTTATCTTGTTGGGATTCACAGACAATGTGAAGTTGCAGGTCCTTCTCTTCGTGGTGTTTCTACTGATATACCTGTTGACCCTAGGGGGAAATCTGGGGATGATTGTGCTCATCTGGACCGACGCCAagctccacacccccatgtacttcttcatTAGCAGCCTTTCCTTCTTAGATGTCAGCTACTCCACCATCATTATACCTAGCACACTCATGACCTTTGTGGCTAAGACAAAAAACATATCTTACACAGCGTGCACAGCTCAGCTCTTCCTATTCTGCATCGCAGTGACAGGAGAGTGCTACCTCCTGGCTGTGATGGCATATGACCGATTTATAGCCATCTGCAACCCCTTGCTGTACCCTGTCATTATGTCCAAGAGGTTCTGTGTGCTCCTTGTGTGTGGCTCCTACTTCATGAGCTGCATGAATGCAACTATTCAGACTTTTTTTATATTCCACCTGTCCTTCTGCAATTCCAACATCATCAATCATTTCTTCTGCGATGTGCCTCCAATCCTGAAGCTCTCCTGCTCTGACACTTACATCACTGACCTGGTCCATTTCACCTGTGCTACTGTACTCGTCATCTCAACCATGCTCCTCATTCTCATCTCTTACATCTGCATTGGGCTTACCATCCACAAGATTAAGTCCACCAAAGGCAGATGCAAAGCCTTCTCCACCTGTGCTTCCCACTTGACTGCTGTCACCATGTTCTATGGGACAGGCTCCTTCATGTACTTACGGCCCAGTTCAAAGTACTCTGTGGAGCACGACAAGATCATCTCTGTGTTTTATAGCCTGGCAATTCCCATGCTGAACCCTGTGATTTATAGCCTGAGGAACAAGGAAGTCAAAGAAGCCATTCGAAGGACAGTAGCAAGGCTATATTACTCTCCATTTGTACCACAGAGATTCAGGAGTCCAAGCAGGACTAAGAGAACCCGAGAACTGTCAAAAGGGGGTATGCAA ACCCCACGGCCAAAGACAGCAGGAATTCAGACGATCCCGCCgctaaaagccacagcagaagctCAGACACCCCCCACCGAGAGCCGCAGTGGGAATTCAGACACCCCCCACTGA